The Haloprofundus salinisoli region GTGTCGGTGACGGCGAAGTCGATGTGCTCAGCGCGCCGGACCATCCGTCGGATGCGGCCGCTTCGGGGGTCGGCGTACGACCGAACGCGACTTCTGAGGTCGACTGCCTTCCCCACGTAGAGGACGGTGTCGTCGGCCAGAAACTGGTAGACGCCCGGCTCTTTCGGTAACTCGCGTGTGCGCTCACGAACGCCGCTCGCGTCCATTCGTCTTCGGTTAGTGACGGACGAGCTTGAGGGTGACGCGTTCGAGCGACTCGACTGCGGTCTGGCTCCTCTCTCGGCGGCTCGCGTCCGACTCCGACGACTCGCGTCCGACTCCGGCGACTGCACCCGTCTCTCTCCGCCTCCCGGCGTCCGGCGAACCGCGGACGCCGCGTGCCGACTTCGGCCGCTCCGCCATCTACAAACCGTTGTCGACCGAACGTCGGGACATGGTCGACTCCGTCCGCTGCTGGTTCGTCGAACGCGACTACACCGACCGCGACCTCATCGTCCTCACTTACGCGACGCTCGACGGCGAGCGAAGTTACAGGAAGGAACTCGCGGTCACCGTCATCGACAAGTACGACGTAACCGCCGCCGTCGACGTCGACCCGGAGAATCTCGAAACTATCGACGACCCCGAGCGCCGCGAGCGTTACGCGACGGAGGCCGAGCGGATGGCCGACTCGCACGCGCCCGACGACGAAGTATAGCCCTCGAAACGCCCGTTTTCGTCCCATACGGCGACGTGCTTTTGGAAACTCCGTCCGTGCGCTACGGTAGCAGTAAACCCAAAACACTTTATTTTGGACCGCGGCAAGCCCGGACCATGCCAGCTATCGAACTGTCGGACGTGACCAAGCGGTACGGCGACGTGACGGCCGTCCGCGACCTCGACCTCACGGTCTCTGAGGGCGAGGTGTTCGGCTTCCTCGGCCCGAACGGCGCGGGGAAATCGACGACGATAAACATGCTGTTGGACTTCGTCCGTCCCACCTCGGGGACCGTGCGCGTGTTGGGCCACGACGCCCAGCGCGAGAGCGTCACCGTTCGGCGGCGAACCGGCGTGCTCCCGGAGGGGTTCGACGTGTACGACCGCCTCACCGGGCGCAAACACATCGAGTTCGCGCTCCGCTCGAAGGAAGTCGACGTCTCCCCCGACGAGATGCTCGCCCGCGTCGGCCTCTCCGAGGCCGCCGACCGGAAGGCGGGCGGCTACTCGAAGGGGATGCGTCAGCGCCTCGCGCTCGGGATGGCGCTCGTCGGCGACCCGGACCTGCTCATCCTCGACGAACCCTCCTCCGGGCTGGACCCCGCCGGAGCCAAGGAGATGCGCGACATCGTCCGCGGCGAGGCCGACCGCGGCGCGACGGTGTTCTTCTCCAGTCACGTGCTCGGGCAGGTCGAGTCGGTCTGCGACCGCGTCGGCATCATGCGCGAGGGCGAACTCATCGCCGAGGACAGCATCGAGAGCCTCCGCGAGGCCGCCGGGAGCGACGAGACGCTCGTGCTCACCGTCGACAGCGCGACTCAGGACGACCTCGACGCCGTCCGGGCGCTCGACGGCGTCTCGGGCGCGACGACCGACGGCGGCACCGTCACCGTCTCCTGTGACAGCGGTGCGAAGACAGAAGTCATCGCCGCGCTCGAAGACCAGGGCGTGACCGTTCGGGACTTCGAGACGCAGTCGGCGTCGCTGGAGGACCTCTTTCTCTCCTACACCGAAGGCGAAGAGAAACGGGAGGTGTCGGCATGAGTTGGCAAGCCATCGCGCAGAAGGATTTCGAGGACGCCGTCCGCTCGCGGTGGGTGCTCGGCCTCACCGCGTTCTTCGTGCTTCTCATCGCCGCCGCGGCCTACTTCGTCCGACCCTCGCCCGGGCAGACGTTCAGCTCGAACCAACTGCTCGGTCTCGTCAGCGGGACGCTCGTGACGACGCTCATCCCGCTCATCGCGCTGGTGATGGCGTACAGCGCCGTCGTCGGCGAACGCGACTCCGGGTCGCTGAAACTGTTGCTCTCGCTGCCGCACTCGCGCGCCGACGTGGTGTTCGGGAAAGTCGCCGGTCGGTCGCTGGCGTTAGCGGTGCCAATCGTCGTCGGCTTCATCGTCCCGGCGCTTTTGTTGACGCTCGGCCCGCTGCAGTTCGACGCGCTCTCGTACATCGGGTACACTCTCCTCACCGTCTTCCTCGGCGTCGTCTTCGTCGCCATCGCCGTCGGTTTCTCCGCGGCGATGTCCTCGCAGCGAATCGCCGTTGGCGGTGCCTTCGCGCTGTACTGCCTCTTCGTCCCGCTGTGGGGGGCGGTTCGCTTCCCGCTGCAACTGTATCTGGGAATGGGCGGCGGTCCCTCCTGGTTACCTGTCGCCGGACAGGACCTCTTCACCGCGTTCCAGCTGCTGAACCCGAACGCGGCGTTCAAAATCATCTCCAACGCGTTCCTCAACGACCAGCTGTTCGCCGGCCAGAACGCGCAGCTCCAACTCGCCGCCGCCGGGATGCTCTTGGTGTGGCTGGCGGTGCCGCCGCTGCTCGGCTTCCTTCGGTTCGAGTCCGCGGACCTCTGAGGCGGTGATCGCAGCGCGTCTCGACGTGCTGCTCAGCCCCCGCGGTCGTCCTTCACCACGTCGACCATCTTCTACACCACCGCTCAACCCCCTGGCTACTGTATCTACCTCCGGTCCCGTCCGCTCGGACGCGTCCACGGAGGCCCGCGCTACGCCTCGTACTCGATTCCGTACTCCCCCAGCAACTCGGCGAATTCGGCTTCCTCCAGCACCGGTACGTCGTTCGCGTCCGCGTCGTCGAGCTTGGACTGTCCGGGGCTGTCGCCGACGACGAGATAGTCGGTGTTGCCCGAGACGCTGCCCGTCGCGTTCGCGCCGTGCGCCTGTACGAGCGCCTCGGCCTCGCCGCGCGTCACCGACAGCGCGCCCGTGAAGACGAACGTTAGGCCGTCGAGTTCGTCGCCGTCGTCCGTTTCGTACTCCTGGGGTTCGACCCCGCGTTCGCGCAACGCGGCGATCGTCTCGCGGTTCTCCTCGCTCTCGAAGAACTCCCGAATCTTCCCGGCGACGGTCGGTCCCACGCCGTCGACTCCCTCCAGCGCTTCGGCGTCGGCGTCCATGACAGCATCTAAGGTGCCGAACTCGCCCGCGAGTTCGCGCGCCGTCGTCAGTCCCACGTCCGGGATGCCGATAGCCGTCAGGAACTCCGGCAGCGCGGGCGACTTCGCGGCTTCGAGTTCCGAGACGAGGTTGTCGGCGCTCGTCTCGCCCCAGCCGTCGAGTTCGGCGAGTTTCTCGCGGGCGAGGTCGTAGAGGCCGGGGAGGCTGTCGACGAGACCGGCGTCGAGTAGTTGCTCGACGCGCTCGCCGCCAAGTCCCTCGATGTCGAGGGCGTCCCGACTCGCGTAGTGTTCGATGGCGCGTTCGAGCTGGGCGTCGCAAGCCAGACCACCGGTGCAGTAGGCGATCGGTCCGTCGCGCTCGACGGCGCTGCCGCAGACCGGACAGTGCGCGGGGAACTCGAAGTGGCCGTCTTCGCCGTCTTCGACGACCGCTTCGACATAGGGAATCACGTCGCCTGCCCGCTTGATTCGGACCTTGTCGCCGACGCTGACGCCGAGTTCGGCCACCTCGTCGGCGTTGTGCAGCGTCGCCCGCGAGACGGTGACGCCGCCGACGTCGACGGGGTCTAGGAGGGCGACGGGCGTGAGTCGCCCCGTCCGGCCGACCTGGACGACGATGTTCTGGACCGTCGTCACTTCGGTCCGCGCGGGGAACTTGTAGGCGAACGCCCAGCGGATCGACCGTGCAGTCGCGCCCAACTGCTCGCACTTCTCGCGGTCGTTCACTTTGATGACGACGCCGTCTATCTCGTAGTTCAGGACGTCGCGCGCCTCCATCGTCCGGTCGCGGTACTCTATTGCGCCTTCGATGTCGTCGACGATGTCGATGCGCCCGTTCGTCTTCAGTCCGTAGTCGTCGAACGCCGCGTACTCGCTGGCGTTCGTCTCGAAGTCGATTGATGCATCCAAAACGTCGTAGAAGAAGCAGTCGAGCGGTCGTTCGGCGACGACGCTCGGGTCGAGTTGGCGGAGCGTCCCCGCGGCGGCGTTTCGGGGGTTGGCAAAGGGGTCCTTGCCGCGCTCGACGCGCTCTTTGTTGTGCTCTTGGAACGCGTCGCGGGGCATGAACACCTCGCCGCGGACCGCGAGGAACTCGGGGAAATCGCCGCGGAGGCGCGTCGGAACCGAGCGAATCCGGCGAACCTGCTCGGTCACGTCGTCGCCCTCGCGGCCGTTACCTCGCGTGGCGGCGCGCTCGTACTGTCCATCCTCGTAGACGACTTCCAGCGAGAGACCGTCGAACTTCGGTTCGCAGACAAACTCGCTCTCGCCGACCTCCGAGCGGACGCGGTCGGCCCACGCGCGCACGTCGTCGGCCTCGCCGCTCTGGTCGATGGAGAGCATCGGCGCGACGTGTTCGACGGTCTGCAGTTCGTCCATCGGTTCGCCGCCGACGCGTCGCGTCGGACTGTCGCCGGTCTGCAGGCCGAACTCGTCCTCTAGCTCCTGCAGTCGCGCGAACAACGCGTCGTACGTCCGGTCGGCGATGAGTGGGTCGTTCCGGACATAGTAGCGGTGGTCGTGCTCGCGGATGGCCTCGCGCAAGCGCTCGGTCTGCGTCTCGGCCTCGTCTTCAGAGAGGTCCTCGACGGCCTCGAACGCCGTCGGCGGGTCGCGGAGATAGGGGTTCGGCGACTCGTCGCTCATTACCTCCCACTTGGTCGGCGTTCCGATAAAAAGCGTCAGGACCTCGGCCCGGACCGAACGCGCTGGGACCGCGGTGCGTGACAACTCGTACCGAGGCTGACCCGCCTACTGGCGACGTTTGCGAATCCCGCGATGCTTATCCCGCAGGGCGGATAACGGCGGAGCATGGACGAGGACTTCCTGCTTCTCAATCCGGGGCCGGTCCCGGTCACTGACGAGGTGTTACAGTCGATGGCCGAACCGATGGTCTCACACCGCTCCGCCGAGTTCGAGGCGGTTTACGAGCGCGCGCAGGACGGACTCGACTACGTGTTCACGCAGTCGACGCTCTCGGGCGAGTCGACGGCCGACGACGGCACGTCGCTGATTCTCAACGGCACCGCGACGATGGGGATGGAAGCGGCCGTCGCCAATCTCGTCGGCGACGGCGGCGAGGTCGTCTCGCTCGTCAACGGGAAGTTCGGCCGCCGCTTCGCCCGCATCGCCGACCGCTACGCGTCGGTGACACGCGTCGAGGCCGACTGGGGCGACTCCATCTCCGTCGAGGCGGTGGAGGAGGCCGTCACCGACGACACCGACGTGGTGACCATGGTCCACAACGAGACGAGTACGGGCCTGCTCAACCCCGCGAAGGAAGTCGGCGAAATCGCGGCAGAACACGACGCGCTGTTCGTGATGGACGGTGTCACGAGTATCGGCGGCGACGAGATTCGACTCGACGAGTGGAACGTCGATATCGCCATCACCGACGCCCAGAAGGCGCTGGCCGCGCCGCCGGGCGTCAGCGCGATGTACGTCCGCGACCGCGCCGTCGAGGCGTTCGACGGCGAGTGCGCGCCGTTCTATGAGGACCTCGACTGGCACCTCCGCAAGGCCGAGAGCCACCAGACACCGTTCACGAGCGCCGTTCCGCTGTTCCGCGCGCTCGCCGTCGCCGTCGAGGAGATCGAGGCGGAAGGAGTGTCCGAGCGTATCGCCCGCCACCGCCGTCAGTCCGCGGCGTTTCGCGAGGGCTTCCGCGCGATGGGACTGGAGTCGTTCCCGAGCGCCGACGGCCCGACGCAGTTCTCGAACACGCTCACCGCCATCTCGCTGCCCGAAGAAATTCGCGGCGACGATTCGAACGCCTTCTTCGACGCCGTCAAGGACCGCAACGTCAGCATCTCCGGCGGCCAGGCGCACCTCGGCGGCGAAATCTTCCGCGTGAGTAACATGGGACACCTGACGAGCGAGCAGATTCTCCGCGGGATTCGGACCGTGGGCGAGGCGATGGAGGAAGTCGGCGTCGACGTGGATATCGAGGCCGGCGTCGAGACGGCCGAGGAGCAGTTGGAAGCGCCGAAAGCGTCGCCGTCGGACGACTGAGCGCGCGCTTCGTTTCCGTCTCTCTCCCTTCTCTCTGTGAGATACAGAGCGACGAGCCTGCAGCATTTGCCGTAACTGACGGTTATATCCTCATCGAAGAATATGCTTCTCGTACATGACTCGCGGCTTCAGAACCCGGAGCCTCCACGCCGGGCACGCGCCGGACCCCTCGACAGGCGCGCGAGCGCCGCCCATCTACCAGACCACGTCGTACGTCTTCGACGACGCCGACCGCGCGGCCGACCTCTACGCGCTCGACGCCGAGGGGGACGTCTACTCGCGCATCTCCAATCCCACTGTTCGAACGCTCGAAGACCGCCTCGCCGACCTCGAAGGCGGTACTGGCGCAGTCGCCACCGCCTCGGGGATGGCGGCGTTCGACAGCGCGACGAGTATTCTGGCATCTGCGGGCGACAACGTCGTCGCCAGCGCGGACGCCTACGGCGGCACGAGCGCCTACCTCTCGAAGATGGCCAGTCGCCGGGGCATCGAGACGCGAACCGTCGACACGCTCGACTACGACGCCTACGCCGAGGCTATCGACGAAAACACCGCGTACGTCCACGTCGAGACTATCGCCAACCCCTCGCTCGTCACGCCCGACTTCGAATGCGTCGCCGAAATCGCCCACGAGCACGGCGCGCCGCTTTTCGTCGACAACACGTTTGCCACGCCGGCGCTCTGTCGCCCGCTCGAACACGGCGCGGACCTCGTCTGGGAATCGACGACCAAGTGGCTCCACGGTTCTGGAACGACTGTCGGCGGCATCCTCGTCGACGGCGGCTCGTTCCCGTGGGCCGACTACGAGGACAAATACCCGGAACTCGCGGGCGAGAATCCGGCGTTCGGCGTCGACTTCTCGGAGCGCTTCGGCGACGCGGCGTTCGCCAACGCGGCGCGACAGCGCGCCGTCCGCTCGCTCGGCAACCAGCAGTCACCGTTCGACGCCTGGCAGACGTTGCAGGGGCTCGAAACCCTCCCGTTGCGAATGGATCGCCACTGCGAGAACGCTCGTATCGTCGCCGAGTACCTCGACGACCACGACGACGTGGCCTGGGTAACCCATCCCTGTCTGGACGACCACCCGACCCACGACAACGCCACAAAGTACCTCGCGGACTTCGGCGGGATGGTCACCTTCGGGCTGGAAGGCGGCTACGAGGCGAGCAAACGCTTCTGCGAGGAGACCGAGCTCACCTCCTTCCTCGCGAACATCGGCGACGCGAAGACGCTCGTCATCCACCCCGCGAGCACGACACACGCGCAGTTGAGCGAGGAGGAGCAACGCGCGGCGGGCGTCCGACCCGACATGCTCCGCTTCTCCGTCGGCATCGAGAACCCCGAGGACATCCTCGCGGACGTCGAACGCGGCATCGGGCGAGCGACACACGCAACTGGAGGAACATGACTCAAGTCGACCGCGGCACTCTCTCGCTGGGCGCGTTCGAGTTCGAGTGCGGCGAGTCCATCGACGACCTCGAAATCGCCTACGAGGCCTACGGCGAGTTCACCGGCGACAACGCGGTCCTGGTCTGTCACGCGCTCACCGGAAGCCAGCACGTCGCCGACGTGGACCGGTCGGCGTGGTCGCGCGACGACGCGGGCGTCGACGAGACGGACGAAGAGGGAGCCGAAGACGACACCGCCGCACAGACCGCCGGACAGGCGCGGGCGTGGTGGAACGACGTCGTCGGCTCCGGCAAGGCCATCGACACCGCCGACTACTACGTCGTCTGTGCGAACGTCCCCGGGTCGTGTTACGGCAGTTCCGGCCCCGCGAGCGAGAGCCCCGACGGCGGACCGTGGGGTACGGAGTTCCCGCCAGTCACCGTCGGCGACTGGACGCGCGCCCAGCGCCGCCTCTTGGACGCCCTCGGCGTCGGCCGCCTCCACGCCGTCGTCGGCGGGAGCGTCGGCGGGATGAACGCGCTCGACTGGGCGCGGCGCTACCCCGACGACGCGTCCCGTCTCGTCGTCGTCGCCGCCGCCGCCCGCCTCGACCCGCAGTGTCTCGCGCTCGACGCCGTCGCCCGCCGCGCCATCACGACCGACCCCAACTGGAACGGCGGCGACTACTACGGCGGCCCGGAACCCGAGAACGGCCTGGCGCTCGCGCGGCAGTTGGGCCACGTGATGTACCTCTCGAAGTCGTCGATGGCCCAGAAGTTCGGACGGCGCTCGGCGGGCCGCGACGCCCACCGCGAGGCGTTCCCCTCGGACCCGGCGGCGTCGTTCTTCCCGTACCGCGACGTGGAGTCGTATCTCGACTACAACGCCGCCAACTTCGTCGACCGCTTCGACGCGAACGCCTATCTCTACCTGACGCGGGCGATGGACGACTTCGACCTCCGGGAGGGGTACGAGTCCGACGCGGACGCGCTGGCGGCGTTCGCGGGCGAAGCCTTGCTGCTCTCCTTTACCGCTGACTGGCATTTCACGACCGAGCAGTCCGAGTCGCTCGCGGAGGCGTTTCGGAGTTCGGAGGTGCCCGTCGCCCACCACGTCGTCGACTCCGACCACGGCCACGACGCCTTCCTCGTCGAACCGGAGAACGTCGGTCCGCCGGTGGCGGATTTCCTCGAAGACGGCGTCGGCGGCCGCGCCATCACCGATACCGCACCCGCCGAGAGCGACGGCGGCACCGACACCGAGTTCGCGCCGGTTCACTCCAGTCTGTTCTCGCGGTGAGCGGTCGGGTCGCTTCGGTTCCGCGCGACGACTCGTCGGCCGTTTGCGTCGTAGTTCTTGGCAGTACCTGTCTCCGCCACCTCGTTTTACCCTCCTCGACTGCCAACGCTTCACTATGTCCGAGGAGAACGACGACACCCCCGACGCACCCGACAGCCCCGGCTTCCGAACTCGCAGTCTCCACGCGGGACAGGACCCCGACCCGGCGACGGGAGCGCGGGCACCGCCGCTGTACCAGACGACCTCCTACGTCTTCGACGACGCCGACGACGCCGCCGCGCAGTTCGCGCTGGAGAAACCGGGACACATCTACTCGCGGTTGATGAACCCGACGAACGCGATGCTCCAGGAGCGCCTCGCGTCGCTCGAAGGCGGCGTCGGCGCAGTCGCCACCGCCTCGGGGATGGCGTCGTTCGACCTCGCGACGTTCCTGCTCGCAGAGGCGGGCGACAACGTCGTCTCGTCGTCGGCGCTGTACGGCGGGACGTACACCTATCTCACCCACACCGTCGAGCGCCGCGGCATCTCGACGCGATTCGTCGACCCGCTGGACTACGAGGCCTACGCCGAGGCTATCGACGAAAACACCGCGTACGTTCACCTCGAAACCATCGGCAATCCGGCGCTCGTGACG contains the following coding sequences:
- a CDS encoding O-acetylhomoserine aminocarboxypropyltransferase/cysteine synthase family protein, producing MTRGFRTRSLHAGHAPDPSTGARAPPIYQTTSYVFDDADRAADLYALDAEGDVYSRISNPTVRTLEDRLADLEGGTGAVATASGMAAFDSATSILASAGDNVVASADAYGGTSAYLSKMASRRGIETRTVDTLDYDAYAEAIDENTAYVHVETIANPSLVTPDFECVAEIAHEHGAPLFVDNTFATPALCRPLEHGADLVWESTTKWLHGSGTTVGGILVDGGSFPWADYEDKYPELAGENPAFGVDFSERFGDAAFANAARQRAVRSLGNQQSPFDAWQTLQGLETLPLRMDRHCENARIVAEYLDDHDDVAWVTHPCLDDHPTHDNATKYLADFGGMVTFGLEGGYEASKRFCEETELTSFLANIGDAKTLVIHPASTTHAQLSEEEQRAAGVRPDMLRFSVGIENPEDILADVERGIGRATHATGGT
- the ligA gene encoding NAD-dependent DNA ligase LigA produces the protein MSDESPNPYLRDPPTAFEAVEDLSEDEAETQTERLREAIREHDHRYYVRNDPLIADRTYDALFARLQELEDEFGLQTGDSPTRRVGGEPMDELQTVEHVAPMLSIDQSGEADDVRAWADRVRSEVGESEFVCEPKFDGLSLEVVYEDGQYERAATRGNGREGDDVTEQVRRIRSVPTRLRGDFPEFLAVRGEVFMPRDAFQEHNKERVERGKDPFANPRNAAAGTLRQLDPSVVAERPLDCFFYDVLDASIDFETNASEYAAFDDYGLKTNGRIDIVDDIEGAIEYRDRTMEARDVLNYEIDGVVIKVNDREKCEQLGATARSIRWAFAYKFPARTEVTTVQNIVVQVGRTGRLTPVALLDPVDVGGVTVSRATLHNADEVAELGVSVGDKVRIKRAGDVIPYVEAVVEDGEDGHFEFPAHCPVCGSAVERDGPIAYCTGGLACDAQLERAIEHYASRDALDIEGLGGERVEQLLDAGLVDSLPGLYDLAREKLAELDGWGETSADNLVSELEAAKSPALPEFLTAIGIPDVGLTTARELAGEFGTLDAVMDADAEALEGVDGVGPTVAGKIREFFESEENRETIAALRERGVEPQEYETDDGDELDGLTFVFTGALSVTRGEAEALVQAHGANATGSVSGNTDYLVVGDSPGQSKLDDADANDVPVLEEAEFAELLGEYGIEYEA
- a CDS encoding pyridoxal-phosphate-dependent aminotransferase family protein, with the translated sequence MDEDFLLLNPGPVPVTDEVLQSMAEPMVSHRSAEFEAVYERAQDGLDYVFTQSTLSGESTADDGTSLILNGTATMGMEAAVANLVGDGGEVVSLVNGKFGRRFARIADRYASVTRVEADWGDSISVEAVEEAVTDDTDVVTMVHNETSTGLLNPAKEVGEIAAEHDALFVMDGVTSIGGDEIRLDEWNVDIAITDAQKALAAPPGVSAMYVRDRAVEAFDGECAPFYEDLDWHLRKAESHQTPFTSAVPLFRALAVAVEEIEAEGVSERIARHRRQSAAFREGFRAMGLESFPSADGPTQFSNTLTAISLPEEIRGDDSNAFFDAVKDRNVSISGGQAHLGGEIFRVSNMGHLTSEQILRGIRTVGEAMEEVGVDVDIEAGVETAEEQLEAPKASPSDD
- the metX gene encoding homoserine O-acetyltransferase MetX → MTQVDRGTLSLGAFEFECGESIDDLEIAYEAYGEFTGDNAVLVCHALTGSQHVADVDRSAWSRDDAGVDETDEEGAEDDTAAQTAGQARAWWNDVVGSGKAIDTADYYVVCANVPGSCYGSSGPASESPDGGPWGTEFPPVTVGDWTRAQRRLLDALGVGRLHAVVGGSVGGMNALDWARRYPDDASRLVVVAAAARLDPQCLALDAVARRAITTDPNWNGGDYYGGPEPENGLALARQLGHVMYLSKSSMAQKFGRRSAGRDAHREAFPSDPAASFFPYRDVESYLDYNAANFVDRFDANAYLYLTRAMDDFDLREGYESDADALAAFAGEALLLSFTADWHFTTEQSESLAEAFRSSEVPVAHHVVDSDHGHDAFLVEPENVGPPVADFLEDGVGGRAITDTAPAESDGGTDTEFAPVHSSLFSR
- a CDS encoding ABC transporter ATP-binding protein, whose amino-acid sequence is MPAIELSDVTKRYGDVTAVRDLDLTVSEGEVFGFLGPNGAGKSTTINMLLDFVRPTSGTVRVLGHDAQRESVTVRRRTGVLPEGFDVYDRLTGRKHIEFALRSKEVDVSPDEMLARVGLSEAADRKAGGYSKGMRQRLALGMALVGDPDLLILDEPSSGLDPAGAKEMRDIVRGEADRGATVFFSSHVLGQVESVCDRVGIMREGELIAEDSIESLREAAGSDETLVLTVDSATQDDLDAVRALDGVSGATTDGGTVTVSCDSGAKTEVIAALEDQGVTVRDFETQSASLEDLFLSYTEGEEKREVSA
- a CDS encoding ABC transporter permease; the encoded protein is MSWQAIAQKDFEDAVRSRWVLGLTAFFVLLIAAAAYFVRPSPGQTFSSNQLLGLVSGTLVTTLIPLIALVMAYSAVVGERDSGSLKLLLSLPHSRADVVFGKVAGRSLALAVPIVVGFIVPALLLTLGPLQFDALSYIGYTLLTVFLGVVFVAIAVGFSAAMSSQRIAVGGAFALYCLFVPLWGAVRFPLQLYLGMGGGPSWLPVAGQDLFTAFQLLNPNAAFKIISNAFLNDQLFAGQNAQLQLAAAGMLLVWLAVPPLLGFLRFESADL